Below is a genomic region from Candidatus Obscuribacterales bacterium.
AGTGCTTTTAGCTGTTCCCACCATTCCATCGAGCCGCCAGAGCCCCCCGATGAAGTTGCTGCCTGCCCAGCGGCTGTTTTTTTACCGCCTTTGGTATCGGATTGGGCAGATTGAATCTTGATCTTCATTTCCAGAGCCTTGGCTTCGGTATTTTTGGGATCTACGCGCAAAGCTGCCTGAACTTCCGTCAAAGCAATAGTGCGCCAGCCTTTTGCCAAAAAGACTTCAGCCATCATCACATGGCAACGTGGATCAGTAGGCAAAAGTCTCAAGGCTTCCTTGGTTGCCGTCTCAGCGTCGGGTATGCGCCCATTTTTCAAAAGCTCTTCTGCACGAGCCAAATGCTTTTCCGCCCACTTAATATTTGAACCGACTTCGAATTTCTGGGACATTTGGGAACTACCAATAGTCGCTATTGGGCTGACAAAATTGTCCGACATAGGATTTGCAGCTTTTGCCGCCTGGCGCTCCTTAACAAGTATGCGCATGGCATCATATTCAGCCCTTCTGGTGGCGTCGCTGACGACTTCATGTGCTCTTGTTACGCGGGCGAATTGTTCTTGAGCATGCGCGCGCTTTTGAGCGTCGTTTGGAAAGCGGTCTGGGTGCAATTTCTTGGCCAGGCGAATATATGCCTTGCGAATATCTTCAGGCGAGGCTTTCTCGTCTACCTCTAAAGTTGCATAGTGGTCTTCTTCAAATTCTTGCATTGACTTGAATTAGCGGCTGGCCTTGGGGAAGCCGAACCAAGAGCAAAATTGCTCTTAATCTCAGCTACTAACCATAATACCGCTATGGACAAACAAATTCCGCTTAACGGCTG
It encodes:
- a CDS encoding DnaJ domain-containing protein gives rise to the protein MQEFEEDHYATLEVDEKASPEDIRKAYIRLAKKLHPDRFPNDAQKRAHAQEQFARVTRAHEVVSDATRRAEYDAMRILVKERQAAKAANPMSDNFVSPIATIGSSQMSQKFEVGSNIKWAEKHLARAEELLKNGRIPDAETATKEALRLLPTDPRCHVMMAEVFLAKGWRTIALTEVQAALRVDPKNTEAKALEMKIKIQSAQSDTKGGKKTAAGQAATSSGGSGGSMEWWEQLKALLTKKL